The following are encoded in a window of Rubellicoccus peritrichatus genomic DNA:
- a CDS encoding phage portal protein family protein gives MKTQSILNHQRTLASRRARFTPIRSLTPESLTRILDGFHAGELRSAALLWESIEQRDDVIKAAATKRKKAPARFGWEVIAEEGDEEALQHKAVLDAFYKNIEVTHACDRNERGGFSLLLRQMMDAVGKRYAVHEIVWRPARRGGAFSATFQFVPLWFFENRTGALRFIESEGSTEGRSLDRDSWMVTTGDGLMEACSIAYLFKHLPLRDWLIYCERNGMPGVRGVSDAVPGTPEWEAAREAVRDFGAEFSALMSRGTEIESVDLSSSAQLPYPQLVDRMDKAMATLWRGSSMGTIADGGSGISLQGRETTLIEREDTVHLSGVLHQQVDRFVIRHHFGTDQPKARIAIKHKDAGLSVEEMDGVREILLQAIPKAFSTFASRLIGRKAE, from the coding sequence ATGAAAACACAATCCATACTGAATCATCAACGCACGCTGGCTAGTCGCCGTGCGCGTTTTACACCCATTCGATCACTCACGCCGGAATCGTTGACGCGTATACTTGACGGCTTTCATGCTGGCGAATTGCGCTCCGCTGCCTTGCTCTGGGAATCCATTGAGCAGCGGGACGATGTCATCAAAGCAGCTGCGACAAAAAGGAAGAAAGCACCTGCCAGATTTGGCTGGGAGGTCATTGCCGAGGAAGGTGATGAGGAAGCTTTGCAGCACAAAGCAGTGCTGGATGCTTTCTATAAGAACATTGAAGTGACGCATGCCTGTGATCGCAACGAGCGCGGTGGCTTCTCCCTCTTACTTCGTCAAATGATGGACGCTGTGGGCAAACGCTATGCTGTGCACGAAATCGTCTGGCGTCCTGCGCGACGTGGTGGAGCGTTTTCGGCGACGTTTCAGTTTGTTCCGCTCTGGTTTTTTGAAAACCGAACTGGTGCCCTGCGTTTCATTGAAAGCGAGGGATCAACCGAAGGGCGCAGTCTCGATCGTGATTCCTGGATGGTGACGACGGGCGATGGTCTGATGGAAGCCTGCTCGATTGCCTATCTCTTTAAGCATCTGCCGTTGCGCGACTGGCTTATTTATTGTGAGCGCAATGGGATGCCGGGAGTACGCGGCGTCAGCGATGCTGTGCCGGGCACACCAGAGTGGGAGGCCGCCCGCGAGGCTGTGCGTGATTTCGGTGCGGAGTTTAGCGCGCTTATGTCACGCGGCACCGAGATTGAATCGGTCGACCTCAGTTCGTCGGCTCAGTTGCCTTACCCACAACTTGTCGATCGTATGGATAAGGCCATGGCAACGCTCTGGCGCGGTTCCAGCATGGGGACGATTGCCGATGGTGGTTCGGGTATTTCATTGCAGGGGCGGGAGACGACGTTGATCGAGCGCGAAGACACGGTCCATCTTTCGGGTGTATTGCATCAGCAGGTTGATCGTTTTGTCATACGTCATCATTTTGGAACCGACCAGCCCAAGGCACGCATCGCGATCAAACACAAAGACGCTGGTCTGTCAGTAGAGGAAATGGATGGCGTTCGCGAAATCCTATTACAGGCCATTCCTAA